The Syntrophales bacterium region CCCGTAAAATCTCCGGACGGCTTTACGGCTGTCGGGAAAGACCGGGCCTCGCGTCCGGCCGCATCCATGGAGCCTTCTTTCTCCCGCATTCTCGCCGAGCAGACGGCGGAGCCGAAACAGGCGGCCGATGGAGAAGAAAAGGCCGCGATCACCGGTCACGGCTATGCGGAGCCCGTCGTTCACGAAACGGAAGAAAACACCGGGAAGGCCTCCGACGGGGAAAAGACCGAATCCGTCCCAACGGATGCCCTTGCCCTTCTCCAGGCCCAGCCCGTCATCCCACCCGTTCCGCTCCCCGCCGGGCAGGCGGAGGAAATGGAACCAGGAATCGGGACGACAGGGACGGTTCCCTTCACGGACTCCTCCAATTCTTCCGGACCGGATGCCACCGGGAAAATTTTTCCCGCTCCGCCGGTTGCCGGGGGAATGCCCGCCCCCGTCGAAATGGCAGGTCCCGGGACCATGACGGACGATCAGGCCGCAGCCGCAACCGTGGACCAGAGACCCCTCGACACCCTTTCCGGCCTGACCGGGATGGAGTCGGAGGAGGTCATGGAATCGGCCGCTCAAGGACCCGCGACGAAGAATTCCCATGCCGCCGGGTTGACGGCCCGGTTCTACAGCGACTCCGACCTCCGGCCGGCTGAAGAGAACGTTCCGGCCGCGGGACCCGGAAAAGTTGAAAATCCTTCTGTTCCGAAGCACCACGCCGCCCGGGCGACCGGCCCGGTTGAAGGCGAGGAGGCAACGGAGATGTTCCGCTCCGCCGCGGTTGAAAAGGGCATGGCCCCCGCGGACGCAGATGCGGTCGCCGGGACGAAGGAAATGAATCGGCCCGCGCGGAACGATGCAAAGATGAATGAAGGACAGCCGGCCGGCTCCCCCTCCCGCGTGGCGGGAGACGGGCTGGAGAGCGCTGAATCCGCTGCCGCCCCGGCAGGCCGGCGTACGGCCGGTCCGGTCGGATCCCAGGCGGCTGCAAGCACCGGCGTTGTGAAAGACGGAGTCCGGACGAAGGGCATCTCTTCCTCCGGCCCCTTCGATGTGCGCCGGACGGAATCAGACTCTGCCCAGGCGGCTGCAAAAGGACAGAAAAGCAGGCTGATGGACGCCTCCCAGGCGAAACAGTCCACCCCGGACTCCCCGTCCCCGGTGTTCCGGGAAACGGCGGAGCAGGTTTCACCATCGGGCGTCGAGAAGGCAGTCACCGGTAACTCCGGGGAAGCGCAGGGAGCCCTGGCGGCCGCGAAGCCTCCGTCCTCCTCCGCGGGATCCTTTTCGGAGGCCCTTCGCGATCCGTCCGCGGCTGTCCCGAGACAGGCCCACGAAGCCTGGGCGGCGGCTGCCGAGAAACATGGAACCGACGGGGGACGGGTTCGTATCATTCTCTCGCCGGACCACCTCGGGACTCTGGACATGGACGTGAGGGTCCGGAGGGAAGCCGTGGAGATCATGATGTCGGTCCAGCGGGAGGAGTCGCTTCACACCCTGCGGGGACACGCCTCGGATCTCAAGGCGGCGCTCTCCGACCAGGGACTCCGGGTGGAGTCGCTTTCCCTGCAGACCTCGGGTCGGGACCTCCAGTCGAACGGCGGGTCTTCCGGGGGATACGGCGGGCTCTACGACGGCCGGAACACGAATGAGTCGGGCGGCCATGGGTCAGGGACCGGCCGGCAGCACGGAGAATCCGGAGCCGCGGCTCCTCAGGCCGCCGGGACGGCTTCACGGAAGATCGCCACGGACGGCATCAGCATCTTTGCCTGAACGGATACAAACCATACACGAGAGGGAGACACCATGAGCGTAACGGGCGTTAACGGAACCGGAACCAGCGCATCGACCACGTCGACCACGTCGACGTCGAGCCTGGGGAAGGAGGCGTTCCTCCAGATGCTGGTAGCCCAGCTGAAGTACCAGGATCCCATGAACCCGGCGGACGGAACGGAATTCGCGTCGCAGCTCGCCCAGTTTTCCAGCCTGGAGCAGCTCACCAACCTGAACAAAGGCATCGAGAGCCTGGCCATGGACACCAACAGCCTGCAGGCGGTCAATCTCATCGGAAAGACCGTTGTGACGGACAGCCTGTCGGGGACGGTGACGGCGGTGAGTTTCCAGGACGGCTCCGTTTCCCTGACCCTGGACAATGGAGAAGAAGTGGCCTTCAGCGACGTGACCTCCGTCTCGTAGAAGAAGGACAATTTTCAACCCTATAGAATACCTGAAGGAGGTTTTATCATGTCGAGTTCATTATGGATCGGGGCCACCGGGATGACGGCCGTGGACAAGCAGCTGGACGTCATCGGCAACAACCTGGCCAATTCCAGCACCGTTGGATACAAGTCAAGCGGCACCCAGTTTTCCAGCATGCTGAGCCAGACCCTCTCGGGCGGCTCCGGCAACATGCAGGTCGGCCAGGGGGTGAGCGTGTCGGCGATCTCCACTGATTTCAGCCAGGGGTCCTTCCAGAACACCTCCAGCGTCACCGATATGGCGATCGACGGCGAGGGGCTCTTCATCACCCGGGATACCGACAGCGGCCTGACGTATTATACCCGGAACGGCGCCTTCACCATCGACGAGGACGGCTACCTGGTGAATTCCAACAGCTACCGGGTCCAGGGCAACATGTTCACCAGCGGGGCGGAGATCTACAACCTGGGGGACATCAACCTCGAGGGCATCCAGTCGCAGCCGGTGACGACCACGTCCGTCCAGGTCGGCGCCAACCTCAATGCCCAGGCGGCGACGGGCGACGTCTTCAGCGTCAGCCAGACGGTCTACGGCAACGACGGTGCGGAATACACCATGTCCATCAACTACACGAAGACGGCCAACCCCCGGGAGTGGAGCATTGCCGGCACCCTGGAGGACGTGAACGGAAACATCACCAACGCCGCCGCCATCGCGACGCTGGTCACCTTCAATGCGAGCGGCGTCGTGCAGACGCCCGCTGCGAACGTCGACTTCACCTTTGCCGGCGCGAACATCGGCACCGGCGGGGTCATCAGCTGGGACGTGACGACGGCGGGCGTCGCAAAGCTCACCGGGTACGCCAGCGACTCGGCCGTCTCGAGCGTCAAGGCCAACGGGTACCCGGCGGGCTCCCTCAACAGCATCTCCATCGGGGCGGACGGCGTGATCACAGGGGCCTTCAGCAACGGCCAGACCCAGAAGCTGGCCCGGGTCATGCTGGCGGACTTCGCGAACTACGGCGGCCTGAGCAAGGTCGGCACCTACTTCGTGGAGACCGACAAGTCCGGGGCGCCGCTGATCAACAATCCCGGGGCCGGGAGCCTCGGGAACATCCAGGCGAGCTCCCTGGAGGTGTCCAACACCGACGTGGCCGCCGAGT contains the following coding sequences:
- a CDS encoding flagellar hook-length control protein FliK — translated: MTPAATQMMTFPIGETPFFREGSMPAGAPVKSPDGFTAVGKDRASRPAASMEPSFSRILAEQTAEPKQAADGEEKAAITGHGYAEPVVHETEENTGKASDGEKTESVPTDALALLQAQPVIPPVPLPAGQAEEMEPGIGTTGTVPFTDSSNSSGPDATGKIFPAPPVAGGMPAPVEMAGPGTMTDDQAAAATVDQRPLDTLSGLTGMESEEVMESAAQGPATKNSHAAGLTARFYSDSDLRPAEENVPAAGPGKVENPSVPKHHAARATGPVEGEEATEMFRSAAVEKGMAPADADAVAGTKEMNRPARNDAKMNEGQPAGSPSRVAGDGLESAESAAAPAGRRTAGPVGSQAAASTGVVKDGVRTKGISSSGPFDVRRTESDSAQAAAKGQKSRLMDASQAKQSTPDSPSPVFRETAEQVSPSGVEKAVTGNSGEAQGALAAAKPPSSSAGSFSEALRDPSAAVPRQAHEAWAAAAEKHGTDGGRVRIILSPDHLGTLDMDVRVRREAVEIMMSVQREESLHTLRGHASDLKAALSDQGLRVESLSLQTSGRDLQSNGGSSGGYGGLYDGRNTNESGGHGSGTGRQHGESGAAAPQAAGTASRKIATDGISIFA
- a CDS encoding flagellar hook capping FlgD N-terminal domain-containing protein — encoded protein: MSVTGVNGTGTSASTTSTTSTSSLGKEAFLQMLVAQLKYQDPMNPADGTEFASQLAQFSSLEQLTNLNKGIESLAMDTNSLQAVNLIGKTVVTDSLSGTVTAVSFQDGSVSLTLDNGEEVAFSDVTSVS
- a CDS encoding flagellar hook protein FlgE codes for the protein MSSSLWIGATGMTAVDKQLDVIGNNLANSSTVGYKSSGTQFSSMLSQTLSGGSGNMQVGQGVSVSAISTDFSQGSFQNTSSVTDMAIDGEGLFITRDTDSGLTYYTRNGAFTIDEDGYLVNSNSYRVQGNMFTSGAEIYNLGDINLEGIQSQPVTTTSVQVGANLNAQAATGDVFSVSQTVYGNDGAEYTMSINYTKTANPREWSIAGTLEDVNGNITNAAAIATLVTFNASGVVQTPAANVDFTFAGANIGTGGVISWDVTTAGVAKLTGYASDSAVSSVKANGYPAGSLNSISIGADGVITGAFSNGQTQKLARVMLADFANYGGLSKVGTYFVETDKSGAPLINNPGAGSLGNIQASSLEVSNTDVAAEFINMITAQRAYQACAKVVTTANDLLTVLMNIKQ